Genomic DNA from Caldivirga sp.:
CTCATTAGGCCCACTAGGGTGGCTGCGGTCAGCATCCAAGCATTGCTACCTGTGTCAAGCCAACTGGGTACTGATGATGAGGGGTAGCCGCTTAACCATGGCTGCGGCTGAGCCTTGGCGATAAGGATTATTGAAGTAGATGCGTACAGAGCGAGGGTAACATAGGTAATATATATTATACGTCTTATTCTATTTATGGAATTTATTACTGAAGCCTGCATAAATAGTGTTTAGGAACACATTTATAAGCTTTACTAGTCAACCTAGCAGTTAACCCCATTATGAAATTGTTCAAATAGACTATTTATTCCCAGTAACACTTATTAACTAGCCTACTAGTTATGTTGCTAGAATGATGAATTGAACCCACACGTATTGGTGAAGACGCCTAAGTCGGCTGATTAACACGCCTGCATGCACCTTGGGTAACCCATAGTATAGCTGTCAACATTATGGATAATGCTAGTACTAATGCAGCTAAGGCTACTGTTAAAACCAAGCCTAGGTGGCTTACTGAGAAGCCTCCAAGTAAGTTACCTATAGCTATACCCACTGCTGTTGGTACATTGTATACACCCATTATTAACCCCTCAGACCCCTCCTTAACCCTGTATCCAACGTATGCGTATATTGATGGGACTAGGGCTGAGGCCAGGAAGGCTGAGGGGGCTAGGGGTATGATTGCGTATGTTATGTTTAATTCACCTGATGTAACTAAGTAGGCTACACATATAACTAGGGATAGGCCAAGTAGACCAGTTGTAATGGTTCTAGTGGCCCCTATTCTATCAGTCAATGAACCAAACACCATCATGCCAAGAGCTAGAATTAGCGCTGCTGAGACGTATATTAGGGCAACGTAGGCTCCACTAATGTTAAGGTGCTTAGTTAAGCCTGTGGGCAGAGTGAAGGCAATACCAAGCATAATCATTATGCCTAACCAAAGTGGAAGAAGCGTTAATTCACTAGGGCTTAGTCTTGGTCTA
This window encodes:
- a CDS encoding MFS transporter; this translates as MSDGKVYVINTVSRIGYGIMVIAIPYYIPSRFTALVGVVLSTYPIAEALVSIPVGLTVGRFKVNHLVSIGVLLMFVSSLLFTVSANWVTLAALHGFMGIAAALMTVPLLTLMTYRRVKLGLGYGGFFSTYFAGYIVGIGLSGLMQRIINNSAEAARASILIAAVIFLATLPLALTLKGGRGVKAPVRPRLSPSELTLLPLWLGIMIMLGIAFTLPTGLTKHLNISGAYVALIYVSAALILALGMMVFGSLTDRIGATRTITTGLLGLSLVICVAYLVTSGELNITYAIIPLAPSAFLASALVPSIYAYVGYRVKEGSEGLIMGVYNVPTAVGIAIGNLLGGFSVSHLGLVLTVALAALVLALSIMLTAILWVTQGACRRVNQPT